The Mercenaria mercenaria strain notata chromosome 1, MADL_Memer_1, whole genome shotgun sequence nucleotide sequence tgggtactgagataccagcttacatataagaatttaacccaaaaactcctaagttcaaaaaggggcataattttgtaaaatgcaaagttgagttattgaccctttgcactgcatgtcatatcatgacagtgaactagtgtgtgaagtttcaatcctttcccattagtggatactgagatactagcttacatacaaaaacttaaccaaaaatttctatgctgaaaaaggggcatcattttgtaaaaaagcaaaataaagttatgggacctgctttgtgcatgtcagttcatgacagtgaacaagtgtgtgaagtttcaatccattcccattagtgagtactgagataccagcttacatacaaaaccttaaccaaaaaattctaagtcgaaaaaggggcataattttgtaaaaaagcaaaatagagttatggaacctgtgcaatgtaagtcagtttatcacagtaaataagtgtgtgaagtttcaatccattcccacaagtggttactgagataccagcttacatacaaaaccttaaccaaaaatttttaagtcaaaaaaggggcataattttgtaaaaaagcaaaacagagttctggaacctgtgcagtgtaagtcagtttatcacagtgaataagtgtgtgaagtttcaatccattcccacaagtggttgctgagataccagcttacatacaaaaacttaaccaaatcgggacgcggacgccgatgcggacgcggacgccgacgcatgggcgagtccaatagctctactattctatgaatagtcgagctaaaaatgtaggtgttttttttttgcctccAACTAtttacaattaaattaaagaatatatatggCACACAATGAAACAGGAACATTTTAGTAATCCCAAAGAAAAATCTTGAGATATCTAGTAGGACAGGTTTTTGTtgctttatatttctttttatggcAGTTATTGTGTACCTAAATGCCAATTAACAGCCAAGATTAGGCAGAAAATAcccaaatttacattttgtctatTAAATATGTAATGCCACCTGTACAAAATATAATAAGTTTatagaacaaaaaagaaaaaaaacacaacacaacATTCATAATTAcctttactttataaatatcatactTATAAACTGTGCTACTAATTATATATCTCTGATCAATTTGTATCACCCTATTTGTAACAGAACAAATGCCAAACCATTTAAATATGTGTATCATGTGTATGGGAAATATTAAACACAAATGCGCCTCAAATCTAAGATAAACTCTACATGACCTCAAATGAACCAGAAATTAACATTATCTAAATGGTCAGCTGGAATGCTGTGATGTAACTATGGGCTTGAATACCTTAACATCAATAGATCTAATATAATCTACATGGTCAGTCTGCATGGAGACAGGCTAACTTAGGACTTGTTGACAATTCATACACAATAttcatgaatggaactttttGGAAGCgcatgaacatttatttttcatgtgatcaGGAGTAAATTAAAGATTCTATGATtatcagaaatacactttaactttagTACTGGGTAAACCAGCCCCCAAAAAATCAAATTCAATTTTAAGctctaaagattttttttcatatgcctATCAGGTGCTCACTCCAATAAATACAttcaaataacaacagaaaatttAAGTCAGTTGgagaaatatacaaaaatcaCATTGTCTAAATCACTTAAATTACAAAATTCAGATAAGAACTGTGATAAGTATAGATTTAACAACTCTGTTTATAGCAGTTTATCAACTGATATCTGGTATATTACTGGTAATAATATTAAAtcacattttttcaaaactttttcaaCACATAAATGAAATAGCAATACAAGCCGattatatcttattaaaatttaatgtttcctTATTATATCTTGGTTGTGAATCCAAGTATCCTCAGTGATACAAGGGCAGTTGACTAGACACCATCAGTTTTATACCCGCTTTACAGATACTTTTCACCACTATGGTAATTCATCTACTAAAAAAACATTAACTTCCATCTATAGGTGTACAACTCTTAAAGTATTTCCCTATGAAATTattaaattgatgaaatattattttaatttaaacctTCAAATTAAAATCCACAAAATCAAACCAAGATACAACCATTCAGGCAAATGCCAAAAATATCAtgctaatgaaatgaaaaaaaattcatgcccataaaataaaacaagtaatgtttttaaagtttttagaaGCCAGTTTgcttaattatcatttttatgcgACTAATTTCCTTCAGTTGTTTCACTATCGATAGTGTCTGAGCCAGCAGCATTATCTGGAATGATTTGGTTTGAAGTGTCACTCTCCTGAGGATTTTCTGTTTTAATCTCTTCACTCATTTTATGCTCTTCACTCGGTTCTGATTTCATTACGTGGTGAGGTGATCCATGTTGACTCTGGAACATCTGTTGCTGACTATCAATGAAAGCACTGTCTGCCTGCTGGCTCAGTTCCTGCATTTTTGACAAGCCTGTGTAAAACTGTTGTTTATATTGAGGTACTGTTGGCGGAAGTTTATGCACGCCCCTCTCATGCTGCTTCAGATTTGAACTATGAGCAAATTCTTTCCCACATAAAAAACACTTAAAAGGTTTCTCGCCAGTATGTGTACGCACGTGAACACGTAAATTTGTTTTCTCACGGAATGTCTTTTCACAGAAATCACATTTATACATCCTAAACTGACGTGGCAATGCTTGTCCACTACCTCTATTAAATTCTCCATTGTTATAACTAACATTTGACCCCAAAGTCGTATTCAAAGTGTGTagattttcattcattttctttgaaaaacctTGATTTCTGTCTGCACTATATAGTTTAGATATACTGCCGTAGTTTAAGTCGGACAGATGTGAGTTCATCTCATACATGTTATCAGTGTCTAAGTGACCAGCGTCTGTGGAGCAGACAGTACCACTATTCTGTTCAACCTTGACTATAGACAAGTCAAGGTTATTCTTACCATAGTCAAGGTCATTTTTACTAAAGTCAAGGTCAGATTTATTCTGCTCATTCACTGCATAAGAACCTAATGGGTAATGTTTTTCTTGCAATGAATTGTCAGTTAAATCATTCCTCATGATTTCCTGGCCGACAGTTTGATTCAGTTTTTGAAGATAATCTGAAGTTGCCCTGCTCAGGTCTGGTAGAAGCCCTACAATGTTTCGCTGTGTTGCAGAACTACTGTACGATGTATCTTCACATCCAAGTTTAGCGGCTTTTGATGAAGATCTGTTTAAGCTGCTATCACTTGAGACACTGAGTTTTCTCTTTTGCTTTGGCAGTGAAGCATCCTTTgtgttattttcattcaaatcatcCGAAGCTGATAGGTTCTCTGAAGATAGATATAATAGAATACCTATATTGAATACAACAAAATGAAGTTAACTGTACATTTAAATGCAAATACTGGTATGGTATGTATGTCTTTCTTATGTTTGATACAATATATTGCTGAAAAATTCATTAAACATAAGCTGAAAGAGGTCACAAACTGGAATATTTAATTAATGGTCAACTGTAAAATTTCCTGATGTGACTTTATTGTTTGTACTAAATGCCACATAAAATACATAATGCATgtataaatatgttctttttttctaGTTCAAACATCATTTCAGAAAGCTATATTGTGTAAATAACAAAATAGCCAAATTTCTATATGTGTAGCCAACTGTCTTATATGCAATTAACAGACACATTTACAAAAGTGACAAAAAAATAACCACTGAAAAAAGAGCTGTCAGACGAGACAGTGCAATCAACtactttagtttaaacatattttatttcaaacatatgtgcatactacaatttacaatattgttatcatacatgttgaaaaaggattagatcctaaagctaagcttataaaggtcttctcctaCAGGTTAACTACTTTGACTCTGGATATCAAAAATGGACATATCTGAAGCAAAAAGAGCTTGACTACTCTTACAATACTGTTTTTAcagaagaaacaaaacatttttttgtgtgaAGCGCCTGAATTGGAAAGctaaatataactaaataaaGGAAGTTTAGGGCTATAGGTGTTCCCCCACCTTCATCCAAGGAAAAAAATTCATGCACAATTACACTTCATGGACCTTATGATATATGATGTGGGTGAGAATACtacagatcaaattgccctttcgcatttttttttaatcgatGACTTTTACCgttacgtcacaaaagcagcgatgatgaagctatttttggatctcatctatacaggtaactccgcctttcctaTACGAGTGAAAAAACacactgaatgaactttacaCTGGCTGCATGACCGAGAATTTTACAAGATAAAATGCCTATTATGGGTTGGAACGGATGTTTAACTGGAATGTAACAGATGTACACCGGAATGTAACAGATGTACACCGGAATGTTACAGATGTACACCGGAATGTAACAGATGTACACCGGAATGTAACAGATGTACTAATCTTCATTTCAAATACCACAATGGACACTACGTCtaggtagcgtggatgtgaaaaaagaCCCCCTCTTGTACATTACAGTCATTTTTCTACCTAAATtccagtaccttttgctgcagacttttcttttaaataatgtatctcgtgtttagCTTTCACAATTattataaaacgtgactgactTGTGGTgttcagggttcgaatttagccagattttttacttgcattttttcgcaagtggtattttttttaacttgctaaatgaaaaaaaacaatttgcatTTAATGattttccgcgacttgtcactttattacatcattaacacaaacatccacgtgacgagtCAAGCCAATCGTATCTGCCCtatgtaaatagtaacttattattaccaaaaaaaaaccaCCGaatgcggtaaacgtcatcaaaattagcgcaggtacttgtcagcagttgaaaagacatgcgcacgggacatgtatcgagtgtaaacttctgtttacgacgaaagatgaaagagtgctccgaaattcgtcctgcaaatgacaatgcgctgcaatgaccgcgagttgttaaagaaagaacagtgtaagatcgagacgaccgttagaaatgcacattattcagccaaaaattttcactcgcaaaaaaatgctgatgtctgaaatctcacctcgcagtttgaaatttgcactcgcatttcgcgagtatgcgagcttaaattcgaaccctggtgttgttggattcgctcatcattgattgaagggcataagttCGATTCCCGAAACCAATCATGCCTTTTCAGTTGAAAAAAGTCGgtaatttcttacggaatatgtgagtcttagtctaactaatttgacgcgattctaggaaacagttacgagttatTTTCTCCACTTGAAAGAAATTCTCATTGCTGGATTTGGGttaaaatgctgattttgttgcgaatatgagataaattcaaagaaaacttACGTGTATCAAaagggggattcaattcctcattaatttatgtaaaaaatataattccccaaaatattaaatttctggAGAtatcataacaaacaaaaaaacactgttttcatataaacgtagttgaaatattctatattctactttttaGAAAACATTATCATTACTACTTTACAgcgtgacgtcaagataaagaaaaaaatgacgCATTCAACTCTTTCACGACAAGgtaaatgaataatttattgcagATTGGACGGGGTAAACCTGTCAGGATTACTTCataaatagcttcagcttcaccgctttgtgacgtaaacgtgcaactTTATTGATTTCAAAAAAGTTTGAAGGAGCAATTtaatctgcaaacagtagtatggaaaagttattatattattatatgcttaagtttgaatcaattctcAAGTAGTATTAAAGATACAgtaaaagtgtatcaaaactttgaACAAAAACTCTTAGTAAAATGGAatcataattcataaaattactAATATTGGTGCCTGTGATCTTATGTCATGtaatgtggatgatgatgaggaacaactatttaaagtcaAATCCATCaggtaataacaaagatatagagaaagtgcatcaaaactaatATGAAGCTTGTACAATGAAgatggggcgagtaggatagctctctatataCTTTCTAGAAAAGAGTAAAAGTAGCATAAATTATATACTTCTCAAGCAGAATCCAAGGAACTTTGACTTGATTGCCTGTTCTTTCTCCAGGAAGATTTTACCATACTCTGAGCCAAGATGTGATAATGTGCCCTCTGTAATGTTTGCTGACAGAACCACTGTTTCCTCACCTGTATGCTCACTCAGCTGCTCTACCTACAGTAgaataaaacacgattttgccTTCATTGAAATCAAAGAAATGGAAATTGAGCTTTAAAGTTTCTCAAGAAAAAAAAGGACCCAAATGCTGAAATCACACATGTAATACTTAAACTAATTTACAAGAGAAACAGTTGTAGATTATCAAAAGTAACTTTATAAGTTGAAACTGACTTGCTTGTtatggcgtggtcacactacacgtagttaatcgtagtaaggaatgatcgaagttgatcgtagttgatcgtactaagcgtagttacacgtagataatcgtagtcaaacgtagtaatgatcgtagttcgaacttatgatttgtccgtagtaagcaaataatttttcgacatgttcaaaatctgactactattaactacgatgttttgaccctactgtgaccatagtttgaacgtagttgatcttagttaaacgtacttgatcgtacttaacagtagtgtgtatcgtttttgatcgtagtacaagaaaaacacatcgaCAGTATggttcaactacgatcaactaggactccactacggctaaactaAACTAGGGCTCCACTGCGGCTaaacgcttttccgtagctcaGCGTTGGtgatcgtaatttgtcgtagttgttcgtacttcgatcgtagtatatacgtagtgtaacgtagtaactcgtggtaagacgtagtgatactctagttaaccctacccgatttactcgtagttgaacatagttgttcgtacttacacgtacttcaacgtacgacaaactacgtttaaaatgaactacgaccacctacgtgcgtgaacgtaaatgtgaccattgcttaAGGCATCAACTGTTTCATGTACCTAATCTGTGGCatggattttcataaatttttgcTTTGTTATGCACTGTCTAGATACAAGTTGtataccattttaaatgtttcCAGGAGTAGttgtttgaattttaaagataccTAGAATTATCTCAGTATTATGGCCAAAAATAATATCTTCCCTGCCTACAAATTTGACCAAATCACTatctaatttttttctttaaaatatctacatGGAGATGTTGCTTCTATTCTTACTATGATATcctgaa carries:
- the LOC123545167 gene encoding zinc finger and BTB domain-containing protein 14-like yields the protein MIIMNTEELQDLPGYKAILKAVLRQQIQMLVEQLSEHTGEETVVLSANITEGTLSHLGSEYGKIFLEKEQAIKSKFLGFCLRKNLSASDDLNENNTKDASLPKQKRKLSVSSDSSLNRSSSKAAKLGCEDTSYSSSATQRNIVGLLPDLSRATSDYLQKLNQTVGQEIMRNDLTDNSLQEKHYPLGSYAVNEQNKSDLDFSKNDLDYGKNNLDLSIVKVEQNSGTVCSTDAGHLDTDNMYEMNSHLSDLNYGSISKLYSADRNQGFSKKMNENLHTLNTTLGSNVSYNNGEFNRGSGQALPRQFRMYKCDFCEKTFREKTNLRVHVRTHTGEKPFKCFLCGKEFAHSSNLKQHERGVHKLPPTVPQYKQQFYTGLSKMQELSQQADSAFIDSQQQMFQSQHGSPHHVMKSEPSEEHKMSEEIKTENPQESDTSNQIIPDNAAGSDTIDSETTEGN